The nucleotide sequence AGAGCTGTGGCGCTATCGGGAGGATTCGCTGAACCGGACGCTCGCGCTGGCGATCGGCGCGGCGCTGCTTTACGTGGTGGCGAATTCCGTGCCGATGCTGGGTCTGACGATCGTCGGGCGCGCAGCCTCGACCACCGTGATCGGCGGCGCCAGCCATCTCTGGGAGAACGGACAGAAGATGGTCGGCGCTCTGGTGTTTCTCACCGCCGTCGCCGCGCCCGCGCTGCAGATCGGTTTCATGCTCGCGATCGTGGTCGGAGCCTGTCGCGGCCGTCCGCGAAAATGGGTGGGCACGCTGCTGCGCCATCATCCGACCACCCGCCTGTGGAGCATGATCGAAGTGATGATGCTCGGCGTGCTGGTGGCGCTGGTCAAGATCGCTGACTACGCGACGGTGATTCCGGGTATGGCGCTGTTCGTGCTCGGCGCGCTGGTCTTCGTGCTCGCCGCGATGCAGGCGAATTTCGATCCCAAGCAGGTGTGGGACAGGATCGAGTGGGCGAATGACGGCTCGGGCGCGGTCGCCGCGGAGCGCGCCCGCGGAAATCCGATGGC is from Candidatus Binataceae bacterium and encodes:
- a CDS encoding paraquat-inducible protein A, with the protein product MPAAVKCVGIAGMYNEPIADTSLVGCLRCDLLQRLPNLAPGASARCPRCNEELWRYREDSLNRTLALAIGAALLYVVANSVPMLGLTIVGRAASTTVIGGASHLWENGQKMVGALVFLTAVAAPALQIGFMLAIVVGACRGRPRKWVGTLLRHHPTTRLWSMIEVMMLGVLVALVKIADYATVIPGMALFVLGALVFVLAAMQANFDPKQVWDRIEWANDGSGAVAAERARGNPMAQASQ